In Candidatus Manganitrophus noduliformans, the genomic stretch TCTGCGTCGCTGATCAAAAACTTTGTCTTCGGAGAGGCCGACCCCTCCGAAGGGGCGGCGGTAGCTGTTTTAGGAACGCGGTTCTGGGTGCGCCATGTGGGAGGGCGGGTTCGTTTTATTCCCTCTGGAATGGGGATAAATGGAAACAAGACCTTTATAAAATACGGATAAGTATACTTTAAATGTAGAGTATTAAACGTAACTCGACATATTATGGTGTTCCATAAGCTGTTCCCGAAGAAGAATATTAACCATCTTGGGACAGCATATGAAAAAACCAATCAGAAAGCAGCTCGGAGCCAGGATCAAAGAGATTCGGAAAGCGAGGGGGTTGTCACAAGAGGATCTCGCCGAAAGGGTCGGAATCGAAGCCAAACACCTCAGCCGAATCGAGGTGGGTGGAAGCTATCCCTCTTTGGATAGGCTGGCGAAACTGGCCAAGGCATTGAATATCGAAATGAAGGACTTTTTTGAATTCGCTCATGAGTCCGGAAATTCCAGTGAGTTGAGAGAGGTGTTGAACAGTTTGATGAAGGAGGCGACCGAGGAGCAGTTGAAGATTGCGGTAAAGGTTTTAAGGGCGATTCTAATATAAATCGGTTTGAAATTTTCCGTCGAGGGAGAATGTCGATCCCCGACTTTTTACTGTAGCGGATCAGCGACTTTTCAGTCGCGGATCTGCTACACACATCCGATTTAATTGAATTTAAAGGCATTTTCAGTTCAATGGCATCTCGGTCAAGGAGGGGGTGTCGCATCTTCGCTACGCCTGCTCTCTCTCGACGGATCGCATCTTGATTGCGGTTTTCGGATATCCTCCGCTTTTATGAATCACCGTTGTCGGACCGTGGCGCGGAAGCATATGAAACGCCGAAGGTTTTTGAATCCTCCGTCCGAAAATTTCATCGATGATGCGCCGCTGAGAACCATCGACTTCCGGGGTATACCGTGTTTGGTACAGGAGTTGCTGATAGGCGCTCCGTCTCTGCTTCTTGATCTTACGAACCGGAAGATAACCCGATGGAGGAAAAATGATTGCCATGCTCCGATACCAAAGACGACTACTCTTTGTTTCCATGATTCTGTTATGCAGCGTCCAAGCCTCGGTTTGGGGCGAGGAGATTGAGTCCAAGATGTTATCGAAAGCGGAAGAGGTAAAGGATGAGGATGGAACCTGGGAATCCGAGTTGAAAACGACGGGCTTTTATAACGAACTCGCTCTCCTCGCCTCCGAGAATCGCGTTTTCACCGCATCGAAGCGGGTCGAAGCGATCCGGACGGCGCCGACGGCTGTTTCTGTGGTCTCCTCGGATCACCTTCGGCCGCTCAGCGCGAGGTATCTCCCCCAGGTCCTCCGCCTCTTTCCCGGGATCGATGTCCTTCAAATCACCAGGACCGAATTCACGGTTGGCATACGGGGCTTTGCTAATCGGGGCAATTTCCGTCCAAGGGATGTCCTGGTCCTGGTAGACGGCCGGACGGTCTATGATGACTTTTCGGGAAGCGTGGAGTGGGAAACGCTCGACATCTTTCCGCAAGATGTGGGGAAGATCGAGGTTCTCCGGGGGGCGGCGTCGGCCATCCACGGGGCGAACGCGGCCAGAAGCGTCATCAACATCATCACGAGACCACCGGAGGCCCTCCCGCCGTTCGAGTCAAACACCTCCTTCGCCGGGCGTGAAGGTTTTCGTCAGCGGATCGCGGCAGGCTCATCGGAGGGGCTTTATAAATGGAAGGTGACCGGCGGTTACGACCAGGCGGAGATCTGGGATCGTTTCGCGGATATCTCTTTGTCCGATGATCAGGGAGCTCGGACCTGGCGCTTCAATACGGTGGTCGCGAAGGAACTCTCCGGAGGGGCCGAACTGAGGTTGGGGGGCGGGACGAACAGGGGAGAGCTTCTTCAGACGACGACCTCCGGGATCCTTCTTCGCAACGATCAATCGACCGATCATCTCCGGCTGGAGTACGAGCATCCGTCGTATTCGATCCGATCGTACTGGAACCACCGCAAGATCGATTCGAATGATCCGGAAACCGGAGAGTTCGTGAGTACCCGGACGCAAAACCTCTACGATCTCGAAGCGGTCCATCGGGTCATTCGGTTCGGGAGGAGCAGCTTCTCCTGGGGCGGGACGGTCCGGTTCACCGAGGTCAAGGCCGACAGCATCGGGGGCGAAGAAGGCCAGGTCACGGCCGGCCTCTTTCTGGATGAGCAGTACAACGTAACCGATCGTCTCCTCCTCCGACTGGCCGGCCGCCTGGACTATCATGAGGAGGCAGGATATCAATTTTCTCCTCGGGCGGGGCTCTCCTATCAGATCCATCCGAAGCATATGCTGAAGGCCGCCGTCAATGTCGGTTACCGGAATCCGACCCTGGCGGACAACTTTCTCGATCTTGCGATTCTGGAGGGGCCCGACGCGACGGTCTTCATCAAGGGGAACAGAGATCTGAAGCCGGAGGAATCGATCTGGTACGAGGCCGGGTATCTCGGGCGGTTTGTCCCCGGCCTGACGCTGGGGCTCGATCTCTTTTATGTCGTCACCGACCGCTTCATTCGGGCGGCGTTCGTTCCCCCCGACACCCTCACCTTCGTCAATTCAAACGACAAGGTCGAAGGCGGAGGAGGGGAGTTATGGGGACAATATGAGCTGACCTCCTCCCTCCGTCTGATCGCGAATTACGGTTATCGTAAATTCCGCGAGAACGGGGTCGAGAACAGGGCGACCGCGCCGAACCAGGTAAACGCGGGGCTTCTCTACAGCGACCGGCTGACGGGGGCGCTGACGGTGCATTACCGGGATCGGGCCGAGTGGCCGTTCCCCAGCGGTCCGGATTTCTCGCCGGTTCAGGAGGCCTACTATACCCTGAATCTCTTCCTGGGCTATCAATTCACGAAGAGCCTGGGCGGGCAGATCGAGGCCTACAACTTCACCAACAGGAAACACCGTGAACTTCCCGCGCTCGGGGAAGAGATACCGATGGAGCTGATATTCACGATCAATTACCGAGTCTGAACGATTCAGCCCGATGTCGTCACGGATCACACAAAGGGAGTCTTGTATGAAGATTCGATCAGGTTACCTTTTCATCATTCTTTTTTTTCTTTCGGCCTGTGCAGGTCAACGTTCTTCTCGACCGACCCCTTCGATTGCGGGGGAATTCCAAAACGAGGCGGTCCGGGGAAATACGATCCGCCACCACGATCTGACGCTTCATCTGGAGCTTTCCTCCGGCCAGATACGCGTGGTGGATGAAATCGAGATGTTCGTGGTCGCCGCCGATGTCAAGTTGCATCTCAATAAAGCGATGCAGATCGAGTCGATCGCTTACCGGGATCAACCCCTGCAGCATGCCGTCGTCGAAACGGACAAGGAAGAGAGGGACACGGTCGCCGTCCGGCTTCCGGAGGAGTCGGTCGGGAAGACCGTCAAAATCACTGTGAGATATCACGGGAGCTTTCCCCCGATCGATTTCAGCGATGCACGCCACCGCGGGACCGAAGTGCGGGCCTACATCAACAAAGATGCCGCGTTGTTGCTCTCGAACGCCCATTGGTATCTAAGAATCCCGGAACAGACGGCCCTGATCACCTACGACCTGAAGGTCCACTCGCCGGCCGGACAGGAGGTGATCAGCGCCGGAGAGAAGATTCCTCCGGGCGGATTCATTTCAAAGAGGGACTATACGCTCTTCAGAATGCGCCGGCCGACCGATGAGATCAATCTTGTCAGCGGACCCTATCATGTCAAGAAACAACAGGCCGGATCGATCGCGCTCTATACCTTCTTTACAAAAGAAGATCCTGAACTGGAGAAGATCTATTTCGAGGCCATGAAGGCGCACCTCAAGACGTTTCAGGAGCGATTCGGCCCCTATCCCTATGAGGCGATGTCGGTGGTGGCGACCCCGCTCATGGAGGGGTTGGGATTCCCCGGCTTCACCTTGATCGGTGAGAGGCTCCTGCGCATCCCGAATCTACCTCAGACCAGTCTGGGCCACGAGATCCTCCACAACTGGTTCGGGAACGGCGTTTATGTCGATATCGATCAGGGCAACTGGTCGGAGGGGCTGGTGACCTATCTGATCGATCATCACTTCTCGATCGAGCGGCAGGGGGGTGCCGCGGCGCGGCGGGGGCTGCTGGAGCACTATTCCATCTACACACGATCCGGCCCGGAGCCTAGCCTGACCGACTTTCAGGAAAGGGAGACCCCGGAGCAGATGGCGGTCGGCTATGAGAAGGGGGCGTTCGTCTTCGGGATGCTCGAACGGCAACTGGGCCGGGATCGTTTCGATCAGGCCTTGCGGCGTCTGGCGAAAGAGAGAATGTTCCGGGCGGCGTCATGGAGGGATCTGCAATCGGTATTTGAATCGGCCTCTGGAGGTTCGCTGGACGAGTTTTTCCGCCAATGGATCTACGGCGCGGGCGCCCCGACCCTCCGGATCGAAAAGGCGAATCTTAGTCCGGATCGACGCGAGGCATCCCTCACGTTGATCTCCGAACCGCCTTTCCGATACGAGGTGCCGATCGAGATCAAGACGGATGGCGAGACGATCACAACGGTTGTCGCGGTGAACGGCTCTCCGCAGACGGTGATATTGAAGGCCCCTTCGACGATTCAGGCCGTGACTGTCGATCCGGACTATATCGTTCTTCGAAAGCTCCTTTCCGAAGAGCTGCCAACGACGATCGCCTCCGTTTTGGAGACCGATGCGGAGCTTCCGGTCGTCTTCTCGGAGGCCCTCAGCGAGGAAGAGCGCGGGATCTACGAGTATTTCTTGGAGGTCTCCGAGATCAGATATCGCGAGATCCGAAGGGTGGAGGAGGCGGAAGGTCCGACCCTCCTGATGGGGCCCCCTTCAGAAACCGGAGAGATCGGAGGGTGGTCGCCCCAAGGGGTCCCCTGGAAATGGGAGGGGGGATCGCTCGCGATCGAAGGGGCCAGGGTGGCTGGCGGGAAAGAGGCGGCCGTCCTGGCCTGGCGGGGTCCGAAGGGGAGCGATCAGCCGGTCGTCTGGATCGTCGGATACAGCCGTGACGGCTTCGGGTCGTTGGCGATGCGGTTGGGATACTTTACGGCGTCGAGCTATGTGCTGCTCCGCGAGGGGAAGTCGCCGTTCCGGGGAGAGTGGAAGTCGAACGAAAGGCCGCTCCACGTCTCGTTTTCTCAGGGATAGGGCTGGTTAGGGATGAGTGAACCAGCCCGATATCCGTTTCCGAGTCACGCTTCGTTCTACAAGAGAGGTCATGTGCGCACCAAAGTCGTATCGATCCTGATCATCATCGTCGCCCTTGTCTCTCTGCAGTGGCGATCTGCGGAAGGCTCGGAGCGCCCGATCGCGATCCTGGTCGGCGCCGATATCGCGCCGTATCAGAGCGCGGCGAAGGGAGCAAGGGAGGCCCTGAGCGGTCATCGCACGCTGACTTATCTCCTGGATGAAAGCCCGGATCGGATGCTCCATACGATGGAGAAGGTCTCTCTGGTTTCCCCCAGGGCGGTGATCGCCATCGGAAGCCAGGCGATCCTTGCCCTCAAGGCGAATCCGATCGACGCACCCGTCGTTTTCTGTCTGGTCATCGACCATGAAGACGGATTGGAGGTCCCGCAATCGTGGGGGATCTCGATGCATCCCCTCCCGAGGGAGGCGTATGATCGGATCCGGCAGGTGTTCCCAAGGAGCCGGATCGCGATCCCCTACAATCCGGAGAGGACGGGGGCCCTCGTTGAAGCGCTCGTCGCCCATTTCAGGGACACATCGATTCA encodes the following:
- a CDS encoding helix-turn-helix domain-containing protein — translated: MKKPIRKQLGARIKEIRKARGLSQEDLAERVGIEAKHLSRIEVGGSYPSLDRLAKLAKALNIEMKDFFEFAHESGNSSELREVLNSLMKEATEEQLKIAVKVLRAILI
- a CDS encoding TonB-dependent receptor plug domain-containing protein; its protein translation is MLSKAEEVKDEDGTWESELKTTGFYNELALLASENRVFTASKRVEAIRTAPTAVSVVSSDHLRPLSARYLPQVLRLFPGIDVLQITRTEFTVGIRGFANRGNFRPRDVLVLVDGRTVYDDFSGSVEWETLDIFPQDVGKIEVLRGAASAIHGANAARSVINIITRPPEALPPFESNTSFAGREGFRQRIAAGSSEGLYKWKVTGGYDQAEIWDRFADISLSDDQGARTWRFNTVVAKELSGGAELRLGGGTNRGELLQTTTSGILLRNDQSTDHLRLEYEHPSYSIRSYWNHRKIDSNDPETGEFVSTRTQNLYDLEAVHRVIRFGRSSFSWGGTVRFTEVKADSIGGEEGQVTAGLFLDEQYNVTDRLLLRLAGRLDYHEEAGYQFSPRAGLSYQIHPKHMLKAAVNVGYRNPTLADNFLDLAILEGPDATVFIKGNRDLKPEESIWYEAGYLGRFVPGLTLGLDLFYVVTDRFIRAAFVPPDTLTFVNSNDKVEGGGGELWGQYELTSSLRLIANYGYRKFRENGVENRATAPNQVNAGLLYSDRLTGALTVHYRDRAEWPFPSGPDFSPVQEAYYTLNLFLGYQFTKSLGGQIEAYNFTNRKHRELPALGEEIPMELIFTINYRV
- a CDS encoding M1 family metallopeptidase codes for the protein MKIRSGYLFIILFFLSACAGQRSSRPTPSIAGEFQNEAVRGNTIRHHDLTLHLELSSGQIRVVDEIEMFVVAADVKLHLNKAMQIESIAYRDQPLQHAVVETDKEERDTVAVRLPEESVGKTVKITVRYHGSFPPIDFSDARHRGTEVRAYINKDAALLLSNAHWYLRIPEQTALITYDLKVHSPAGQEVISAGEKIPPGGFISKRDYTLFRMRRPTDEINLVSGPYHVKKQQAGSIALYTFFTKEDPELEKIYFEAMKAHLKTFQERFGPYPYEAMSVVATPLMEGLGFPGFTLIGERLLRIPNLPQTSLGHEILHNWFGNGVYVDIDQGNWSEGLVTYLIDHHFSIERQGGAAARRGLLEHYSIYTRSGPEPSLTDFQERETPEQMAVGYEKGAFVFGMLERQLGRDRFDQALRRLAKERMFRAASWRDLQSVFESASGGSLDEFFRQWIYGAGAPTLRIEKANLSPDRREASLTLISEPPFRYEVPIEIKTDGETITTVVAVNGSPQTVILKAPSTIQAVTVDPDYIVLRKLLSEELPTTIASVLETDAELPVVFSEALSEEERGIYEYFLEVSEIRYREIRRVEEAEGPTLLMGPPSETGEIGGWSPQGVPWKWEGGSLAIEGARVAGGKEAAVLAWRGPKGSDQPVVWIVGYSRDGFGSLAMRLGYFTASSYVLLREGKSPFRGEWKSNERPLHVSFSQG
- a CDS encoding ABC transporter substrate binding protein — encoded protein: MRTKVVSILIIIVALVSLQWRSAEGSERPIAILVGADIAPYQSAAKGAREALSGHRTLTYLLDESPDRMLHTMEKVSLVSPRAVIAIGSQAILALKANPIDAPVVFCLVIDHEDGLEVPQSWGISMHPLPREAYDRIRQVFPRSRIAIPYNPERTGALVEALVAHFRDTSIQLVPMIIRKPSEIAPVLRTMRSQFDALWLLPDGSFIDSLSARAIIEYSIDERLPILGFSEALTKNGAVLSVAGNYEDMGRQAAETARRVISGERPLRIQPPRQLDTFINVRVARILNLPVGGTFLAFADRIYPTDPDLRMP